From the genome of Tachypleus tridentatus isolate NWPU-2018 chromosome 6, ASM421037v1, whole genome shotgun sequence:
tttaacacgttgttgtacaaaatgtctactaaagtcTATTTACATCGTCTCATTTAAATCTGTCGAAACGAAGTACGCGTTCATGCGCACTTAGACAATAAAGTGCGTGCGCATTTTCAGGATCGACAGAAACAGTTATtctgatgttgttttgaattaagcacaaagctaaacaatgggctgcctgtgttctgcccaccacgggtatcgaaacccggtttttagcgttgtaagtccgcagacataccgctgagccactggagggcgtgTTATTATGATAGATTAATTAAATTTGGTGGTCTGTATTTAGCACTGACGTCACAACAAATTACTGAATGcactacaaaataaagaaatgcaATTTTAGTCTGCAAAGCAATGGACCTTAACTTTGGAATATGTGTTAATtgttcaaaataaacataaaaagaaacacaatatCCGATGTGACATGAATAGAAATCCTCTCCCACTATAATATTCAGTCAAGCTACACACTGAATAATAATAGATTCGCCAAAAACACAAGTGGTTCTCTTCCTTTATGCCCTCAAACGCAATAGGGATGATCTGCTCATCCCATTTTCGAAATAATTGTCAAGACTGGAAAAACCTGTCTCTTCACGCCAAACTTGACTATAAAATAGGAAGTATTGTAGTAATTGGTGAGAAAATGACAACTAGATACGTGGGTTGAGTGGGCTAACTTCTTGGAAAACTGTTTGATGTTGTTGAGGCTGCATAACTGCCGTAGGCCTTTTGGTTGGAATATTATCATACTTACCACATCTATTTGTATTGGTAGATTGTTGCCTTCCCTGAAGGACAAGCCAGTTCTCGTCACGTGATACGTATAACGAAGGACTTTTTCCAAGGAAATTCTACGCAGGTAGTGCCCTCAAAACCGGTTAGGGTAAGTATATAAAGAAGACAAGAAGAGTTTGTGTCATTTGAAGTTGTACATTTGGATTGTATTTGGGTTTTATAGAGAAGACAGTGAGGTATGATTATTGTCTTTCCCTACACATATTTAACAGCTTTCCAACTCGTTTAAtcagtgtttataaacaattacGTTTTATAGTATATTtctaaaacagtttattttaggcttaagcTAGTCGCTTAAAGTTTGATTTAATAACCTTGTATGTGCAGTTAACATTTTTGAAacgtattatttaatatatatatatatatatatatatgtatgcctTAGAAAATTAATAATCTTTGTCTCAAAGTGGTAGCGAATTTATCTTGCGCATGATAGTAGGACTGGATATTAAACTAGATATTAAATAGTTTCTGACCATTTTTCAGTCTCTGTTATGCATAGGTAATCAAGTAAAAACTTTGCTCAATCTGAACGACCTTTCATTTAGGCAAAgctaataaaatatagtaatggAAGAATGATCTCAACGCTTTAGTTATATGTGTTTAAGATCCCGTATATTTTAGTTGGATAGCTATGAACACTCATCAATACCCGATTCTTAAAGTTACATACAGTAGTTGTTTCAATTCAAACTCTCCTTCAAAAACCACTAAATATCTACACccttattgttattactaataacATAATGGACGAGTGTTGGGTCTGAAAGATCTTCGATTCGTCAATTTACTCTTTCCAGGCTTAAAGTCGAGGAAATACCAATGATTTTTACTTTCATACCTTTTAACATAGTATGAAGTATGTCATATCTTAATcttaagaagaaaatatatataatacagtagAACtggtaaaaatgtgttttataatgtCTATCCACATTATATCTTTGGTATTCCACGATGTTACTTATGtctacacttttaaattagactGCTTTTTGCTTAATTGGGAGGAGTAAGTTTTATGAAATCatggtttcatttatttttcttttccactTACTGTAGACAATGAAAGTGTTGTTGTTGGTGGCTTTCCTTTTGGGAACGACGTTGGCTTATCCACAAGACGATGACGGGCCAGTCTGGGGTGGTTCAAGCAACGATAATGATGATGGTGGTATTAGCAGTCGCGTTGGCAACCCCCAATCTGGTTTTGGTAACTGTGAGTGTGTACCTTATTACTTGTGTAAGGATAATAATATTATCATTGATGGTTCTGGCTTACTCGACCCTAGAAAAAAACCAGTAGCCTCCAAAGAACCTAAATTGGTAAGTCAACCTAAGAAAAGAAATGGTTCTCTCCAGAAAGAACTTTTTATCAATTACtatgataaacattatttataacaaatggaGACACAATTAAACGTTTCCCTATCCCATTCTTTTATAAATTAGCGATAATTAGAACATATCACTTTTGTTGTGaaaccttttgttgttttttccaaacACATCGATTTTATCAGTTGAATAGATTATTACTGTAACTTATTCGAAATTATCCTACgacgtaattattattattgttgttcgaATAATTATTAATGGTAAAGAGAGGAATAATCATCATAATAGACCCTagaattatgtatatatacatagaataTATTGTTGGCATTCAATTTTTACTGTTGAACAATGTAATAATGATTATACACGTGatatgtaaatttaattataGCTTTGGACGTATTCGAATTGCTCACACTGCAATTAAATatgaataacttaaaaaaacagaaGGTGTATTTGGAGGGGGGTATGCTTTGAAAAACCTTTTTCCTCTTCATTcagtttattttggatttttttcctGAAATATGAAAATTCTATGTTTGTTGTCAGGCGCGATGCTGCACAATGGGTTGCCAATactttggtttagtttgaatttcgcgcaaagctacacgaggcctatcgatattagcagttcctaatttagcagtgtaaggctagagggaaggtagctagtcatcatcactcaccgccaactcttgggctactcttttatcaacgaatagtgggattgatcgtaacattataatgcccccacggctgaaagggcgggcatgtttggtgtaatgggaattcgaatctgcgaccctcggagtacgagtcgagtgccttaaccacctaattATGCCGGGCCGTCTACACTTTGATCACAATGAGTATCGAAACTCTTTTTAGCGTGTGAaatcttcagacttaccgctgaggcACTCATGAAAGGCtcccccggtgggacagcggtaagtcttcggatttacaatgctacaatcagggTTTCTATTCCtaatggtggacacagcagatagccaaacgtgtttttgctataagaaacacacacgcaAACACTGTGGAAAGTTCTTAAAGAAGATAAATAATATCATAAATTACGAGTAAGCTTGATGGCTTATCTCGAGAGAGAAAGTTTGCACACTGGTCACGAGATTTTTTagctttattatttaaagtttaattaaaaatggTGAAGAGTGAACCCTTGTTCATGCTCTAACTCGCCGAATTTCTTGTGTTCCGTATTCTTACGTTACTGATTTGAACTGTAATAAAATTATCTATAACCAAATAGTTTTTTTGATAAGTATAATAGTACTTAATAATATGTATTGTCAAAATCTCTAATTAATTCGCACACAAAAGGAAACGGCCATTCAGTGTATTGTCAACTAATCACACACGAAAAAGGTCTCTAACGTTTCGGTCTAACAATTCAAAAGATTTTTTTCGTTTAACAATTACCCGTGCTATCTCTTAGACGGCTCGGCCTATCCTTAAGTTTTCTTCAGCTAAATTGATTTATCTGTCATTATCCGCCTTCGATATTtcgataaataaaaatgtgtatgtagaattttataaatagtttggttttggtttggtttatggaatttcgcataaagtttataaatagcaAACATATAAAGCAGAACTTAAATATGCTTTAACTCCAACCCAACAGATGGCGATACATATCTATTGTTAGACACGTGTCAGATAAAAGTAAACGCGGTAttacaaaattatgaattttaaaatcaaagtgggtgccctgaaaagggccagatttaaagttatgttattacttcagccattttgtatttactcTAAATGTATTAATCAGTTCATTCCAACAAAGTAgtggaagaggtctagtgtacctgaccttcctgggtatacaaatatatatacccaaataccttgagagagagagaaagtgaGAACCCTACTACAAAGAATTTTCgttttgttcagaattaagcgcaaagctacacaatgggctatctgcacgctgcccaccacgggtatcgaaacccggtttgtagcgttgtgaatccgcagacataccgctgtgccactagggagcgcTATAAggagcaataaaacaaaaattaaaaccacaatcatacatacacttaaaaaaaaattaatcccTACTTTGGCAGctttataaaattatgtgtaGGCCAAAGTAAGGTTTACAAGTTATGAATTTGTGATATTGATTCTTGTAAAAGTTATAGCCATAAGAGATATGGCTATactaaatatttgtacatattatcCATTCCATAGACCTATAAAGATTGtcgaaatgaataaaaaaatgggATCCTTGCTGTAAAAAACTGTAAACCAACAAGTAAACTGATTCtatttagataaattttaacactatttcCAATCCCTGCTttggggtctggcatggcctagcgcgttaaggcgtgcgcttcgtaatctgagggccgcgggttcgcgcccgagtcgcgccaaacatgctcgccctcccagccgtgggggcgttataatgtgacggtcaatcccactattcgttggtaaaagagtagcccaagagttggcggtgggtggtgatgactggctgccttccctctagtcttatattgctaaattagggacggctaccacagatagccctcgagttgttttgtgcgaaattccaaaacaaacaaacaaaaccctgcTTTGGTTGATAAATATTGACTGCTTTGTTTAATTATACGGATCGTAGTGCCAACCAAAGTACAGATTCAAAATCGCTTTTAAAATCTATCCAACTAGTATCATTTtacttgtttagtttttattacagTAACGAACCCTACAttccataaaacattttttttcccatttttataTAAACTTCTTTGATTTTCTTTTCCTATCTGTTATTTCCTGTGGCTTTTACGTTATTCGTTACTTTGAAATCGTACTCGATATCTTTATTAAACTAGATATGTGTATAACAAAAATAGGTTTGGAAAAGCCTCATAATTGGTGCATCTTTAGCTATGACTCAGAAGATCCAAATTTCGAGCAGCGATATGCCGATTAACATGTTCCGAATGTAAGCTGTGATGGGATTTCTAACAATGTAAACTGGCGTAAAAGAAGTCTTAAGCTGTAGGTTACTGTCTCTGTTCAGCAACTATAAATGATGACTTTTGACTGAACTTTAAAGTTCACTTACCTGAACATAAGCCTTATGTTTCGTAAGATATCTTTCACATTGAAAATACTAGAAGAAAAAATTACTCGCGCTTGTGCTTAAACAAACgtctttttattcttttttcaatCTGAGTATGAATACAGAACAACAAATCACAgtatttaaacatgaattttaaacatttattcttcTAGTCTGCACGCCTAGGTCCAGAAGGTCCAAGTGGGTGTGGTCCTTTTCACGTATGCTGTATTGCACCAGAAACATCCACAGTAAAACCATATACTCATCAATGTGGCTTCAGAAACGTCAATGGAATCAACAAGCGTATTTTGAGTCCTAATGGTAAAGATCTATCTGAGTTTGGAGAGTGGCCTTGGCAGGTAAGGGGGAGGAATGCCATATTTTACGTCttgtaaatcatttaaaaataccTTAAATTCCCCATGTGTCTTCCAAGACAAAGGTGATTGGTTAAGGCAAGAGGTTAATTTAGAGTCTACTCAAAACAGCCTGTCGTACAAATCGTAACctcataaaacatttaactaacattgccgatatactgtgaagaatatgatatatttgactgtatttactcagtaggttgaaaaaaaGTCGAGGCTGCGTCAAagtgttggttgctgagtcaaaatattttttcttagaattgtctttccaaaattaggttGCGTCTTCCACGATAAAATACGGTATTTAATTAATGGCTAAACACCCACTTGAAAAGTAAATTCTGTTTTAAACGAAAGCTTAAGAACATGTGTTATTAACTTTTCTGTGGCTAATTCTTACTTGAAATAAACGTATTGTGAGTATTTCTGAATCTTGGAGGAACTGCTGAAAGAAcattaacaaagtttttaatCACCCTGTAGGTGAACATTCATTGCTTCGAAAATTGTATAAGACGATTAACTGGTTTAATTTCTTATTCAGGTTTatctaatataaattatttgtaacctgtttattataattttcaaaaaaccATTATTCTTACTTCCACAGTAAACTTGCTCCCTCTGAAATGCTTGTCTATACAAtgcaatatacatgtatattttactttctctCCAGGGAGCTGTATTGAAAGTCGAAGGCAAAGTTAACATCTTCCAGTGTGGTGCCGTTCTTATAGACAGTTATCACTTACTTACTGTAGCCCATTGCGTTTACAAGTTTACGTAAGTTATTCCTTTCTTATATTGGCGTCTATACTGCTGCTTTCCCATTCAGTACCTGTTTTAATAAACTTAAGTTGGTAAGAAGCGACAACACATAAAGTAATTGCTCCCTCTCTCTCTCGTGACTTTGTTATCTGAGTGTATTTTATTCCATTACAAATTGACAACCagtgttacatttatataaacaccGTTTGGTAATGGTATACGGTGTTCCCAACACCACTGGCTTAGTAGTAAGGCTAAAGACATGTACTGTAGAAACCGATTTCGATCCCTACCTACCCACAGAGTGGGtggataaaacatatatatttgctTTAACAGTGCAAATCAACAAACTAAAAGAGTATATGTTATGTGCACTTAAACACAATTgcaaatttacaattttaataaaagtatttagtTTAACTACGATGTTAAGTTtacattaggcccggcatggccaggtgggttaaggcgtgcgactcgtactctgagggtcgcgggttcgcgtccccgtcacatcaaacatgctcgccctttcagtcgtgggagcgttataacattacggtcagacaatccctctatttgttggtaaaagagtagcccaagagttggcggtgggtggtgatgactagctgccttccctgtagtctttcactactaaattagggacggctaacccagatagccctccagtagctttgcgcgaaattcaaaaaacaaacagaagttcaCATTAAAATACTGGCAATCTTCTCTCAAACGTAAGGTCAAGATAAGCTAgcaaaaatgcattttaaaactgtttctactttataatatatatataacaaattttatttttgtttgaatttcgcgtaaagctacactagggctatctgcgttagctgtccctaatttagcactgtaagactagagggagggctactcttttccaacgaatagtgggattgactgtaacaataTAACTTTCCCACGGCTGacggggcgagcatgtttggtgcgacggggatgcgaactcgcgaccctcagattaggagtcgaacgccctaacctaCCTCgctatgccgggccctaaaaCAAAGGAAATCGCTTGcacgtaaaataataataatggtcgatcatgttaaatttaattattacttaacTCAGGATCAGGGTCGAtcatgttaaatttaattattacttaacTCAGGATCAGGGTCGAtcatgttaaatttaattattacttaacTCAGGGTCAGGGTCGAtcatgttaaatttaattattacttaacTGAGGGTCAGGGTCGAtcatgttaaatttaattattacttaacTCAGGGTCAGGGTCGAtcatgttaaatttaattattacttaacTCAGGATCAGGGTCGAtcatgttaaatttaattattacttaacTCAGGGTCAGGGTCGAtcatgttaaatttaattattacttaacTCAAGGTCAGGGCATTTCGtacaaattatatttcttatgtCTTCATATCGTGCGTGATTAAAAAAGAAAGGGGGAAGGGCGGAAATAATGTCATAGTCATGAATTCAATTTTTGATGCACGGGTTAAAATTAAcgtattatgtaataaaatacaaatacgtGTTATTCTTTGTTAACCAGTTTGAAACCTTAGGTAGCATATTTCCTAATTAGACAAacccaatatttttttttcataggcTTGAAAATGCTTTTCCCTTGAAAGTAAGACTGGGAGAATGGGACACCCAAAATACCAATGAGTTCTTGAAGCATGAAGATTATGAAGTGGAAAAAATTTACATTCATCCTAAATATGATGATGAAAGGAAAAACTTGTGGGACGACATTGCTATTTTGAAACTGAAAGCTGAAGTTTCCTTTGGTCCTCACATTGACACTATCTGCTTACCAAATAATCAAGAACATTTTGCAGGTGTTCAGTGTGTGGTTACTGGTTGGGGAAAGAATGCCTACAGTAAGTTATCCTTTAGTCTAAGAACATGAAATTTTCTTAACCTATTTTGTAACTGAAGTTTGTGGTATTTCAAACCGAAAGGAAGTAGGTAGTTAAGTGATAAttgcaatgttgttgtttttttcaacgtTCGACTATGGATATTTCCTGAGTGCATTTTAAATGGTGTGAGTGTGTCATGGAAATGCAATAACAACTGGTTGTTCAAATTTTTTTGGcgtttttgtttgctttatcatagaaataaataaacaatgttcaaATTTTTCTCCAAATAGAAAATGGTTCGTACTCCAATGTATTAAGGGAAGTCCACGTGCCTGTTATTACTAACGATAGGTGTCAGGAGCTTCTCAGAAAAACTAGGTTAAGTGAATGGTACGTCTTGTACGAAAACTTTATCTGTGCTGGTGGAGAAAGTAACGCTGACTCTTGCAAGGTGAGTTACACACACTTACTATTAATAGTTtgtattaaaacttgtgtaaCTTAGCAAGTTATCTCTTTCTATATTGATATTAGAATACTGATATGAATTTAATTATTAACCAATTACTcttatttctgtaaaatgttcatAAGAccctctgttgttgttgttttgttaacaaGTGAATCTTCTTCCGTAAGTGCATATAATACGACTGTTGTGTCTGAGAAATAGCATATTATCATTTGGCTGTAATAGGCTGCACAGATTAAATTATAAAAGCTTGAAACGAAATTGTCTTTTTCACCCAAAAcacgttttcttttttaactttttaaatatcgTGTGTTcctcgtttaaaaaaaaaacgatattttTGAAAGAaggtacttgtttgtttgttttggaatttcgcacaaagctactcgagggctatctgtgctagccgtccctaatttagcagtgtaagaccagagggaaggcagctagtcatcaccacccaccgccaactcttgggctactcttttaccaacgaatagtgggattgaccgtcacattatacacccccacggctgggagggcgagcatgtttaacacgacgggggcgcgaactcgcgaccctcggattacgagtcgcacgccttacgcgctaggccatgccgggccaggaaggTACTTTTAAGCtaaaattaaagtgttaaaaattaaCTCAACGAAAAGATCAAATTAAAAGATTTAGCATATCATTACCGTTAATATCTTGTAGATTAGATACTGATTTAAGATGAGTACCATGTCTAAGAAAATATAAGACTTGCttacgttttattttaatattattaattggaCTATTCGTTGCGTTTACCAAGATTAATTTCGGTCCAGATGTTCCAGATCACAGACCCATTCCTTTGTGAAGACCTCTAAAAATCTTTATTTCGCTCATTAAATGTTCGATGGTTGTTTTTGACTAAACTTAGAAGTAGCAGTGACtgtattttattaagttatttataaacGTGTTTGAGTAATGATGCAACGAATAGTTTGTAAATAACTGTATAACATTACGTTAAAACAAAGCCTAATACAGTTGATTCACGTGTTTTATTGACTGTTTGAAATAATGATCTTAAACATTCGCTGTTCTCCTTTATCTTTTATCTGCAACAATGATTTTAGCTCCTTCGTTTTGAGTTTGACTCCTCGTATTTTGGACcaataaccttttttttaaaaaacacccaaaacaaAGTATACAATCTTTGTCTGGAACCTTACCTTATGTTCTGTTGCCTATAAGTTTGGAAGTTTGATCTTGACCGTAACATTTAATTCTGTAAAAGTATACAATCTTTGTCTGGAACCCTACCCTTATGTTCTGTTGCCTATAAGTTTGGAAGTTTGATCTTGACCGTAACATTTAATTCTGTAAAATTTCTAGaacttaaatatataattttataaatttgccagtcattatttaaaaacaacaacaaagtcttGGCCTGCAGTTTCGCCCTTTTGAGATTTATCAGCTCAGATTTGAGTCaccaaaccaaaaagaaaaacaaaactgttcttTGACCTTTCTCTTATGTAAAGAGAAGAATCTTTAGTagactttctttgttttatgtgtgtattaaTCATTTTTGCGATACTGATATGGTTTGTTTTGCATATTTCGTTTTATTTCggttgctgttgttttttcttgaagAGTTTTTTCAGCTTCCGTTTCTTTATCATTGTTTATATATCAAACTATTGTTCttgagtttaatatattttttcagtgttatttattattattattattaataataaatcacCATTCACACATGTTAAAGGATAAGAATTTTCTTTATTACTATAGGGAGATGGAGGTGGTCCTTTAACGTGCTGGAGGAAAGATGGTACTTATGGACTAGCAGGTCTGGTATCATGGGGAATTAACTGTGGTAGTCCTAATGTGCCTGGTGTTTATGTCAGAGTTGCAAATTATCTTGACTGGATTACCAAGATTACCGGTCGTCCAATTTCTGATTACTGGCCACGTTCGTAAATTCAACCTAGTCACACTTGTATTCTATATAcgatttatcttttttttttattattcacagaAAAGATTTTATGCATTAAGTAGTCTCCAAGATGGAGTTATTTTATAGGAAGActtcatatatatttcttgtacatattacaaacaatgaaagtttaatattgtttgagaaaagtttgtttttgtcatGCCCAAGAAAATAATCTCTTTCCATTTCAAAGAGCAGTTACTGTTCTAATTTCTATAAAACACTAGGAGAAAGTACGCTGAGTAATTCCCATTTAAGGTCATTTAAAACTGTTGTCTTGGTTTTCGACCATAAGTCAAACAAGTATTGCTTCAGACCACAGCTCTCACAactcacttttataataataataagcgtTCTGTTagaatgtgacctttctttggtAAACCCAATTTTAATAAAGGAAACTGTTTTAAGTACTAATGGTTGTTTTGTATTATCTTTCAGGGATTAAAACGTTTTCACATGATGTATATTTCATGCCAGTTATTCCAAAATGCAATACATTTTCACGTTGTAAAAAATTAGTTCAAAGCCTTTTTCTCCCAACTGATTTCAAATTTGCCCATTTGTAGGGGGCTGTGTACGACCTCGATGTTGGTGTGACGATTTGTTGATACTGCCCCGTTATCACCAAATAAAATATCATGTTCTGCACTTTGGGGCTGGAAGCTCATTACAAgagtgacggtgaatcccactgtaCCGTCTGACAAGTGTAGCTGAGGAGAGTGGTATTCACTAGCTGCTTAATTTCTACTTTAGCATTTAATAATGGAAGGCAGCTACCATAGATAGCTTCAGCGCTATTTTCTACCAAGTTACCTTCCCcgggacagcggcaagtctacggatttgccaggtgttcgattcccttcgacAGTCACAATGGGTAGCTCGACAtggttttgctatatgaaaacacactcTTTTGCTCcaaatgtatcaaaattattttaaaatctcacattttattataatagtttatttatattcaaaacaaaactaacaatataagTGCGTTttacggagtttgtgtaactacTTCCAATCATTAAGACCTTTTGTATACACTACCTTGatcttaccgctgtcccagcaggcgACATATGTATGTATAGTTACCTGGTTTTACCTCAGGAGCTGGCGGCCTGGCATGGCGctcaactcataatttgagggtcacgagttcaaatcccaaatttgctttctttcagtcatggatagttataatgtaacgttcactcccactttggtaaaaaagtagcccaagagttggcggtaagtgagattgacttgctgccttccctcttgtcatacagtgctaaattaaggacagctagcgtgtaggtttgcgcgaaattaaaaaaaaaaaaaaaaaaaaaaacaaatcactgGTGCTAAGCCTACAGTAGGGGTGCGACCACTTATTTCCTAATTGTTGATTGGCTGGTTTGGCATTTATTGCTGCAAGGAAACTAACCAAATAAACGGTAAAAACggtataaagtaaaaatgtaagaaaataagTCAAAACCAGGCAAtgttcaaaattcaattaaaggATTTAGATAGAATTGAAGAGGCCAATGGAtcgtaaaaatttaaaattcactcAAGTTGGAAGGTATCACCATCCAATGACATTCTCCAATGGCAGGGATAAAACCGTGGAAACGACaagtctaaaatggtgccatcgctCAGAGTCGTAACGACAGCACAAAAGTAAAATCTGGGCTATTGTGACTGCAGTGTCACAAATACTATATATTGGATCAATCCgtgatccttacagaaacaagatggacAGAGAGCAACaaaaggtttgatctggaaaaggcttgttatcacgttgctcactccaggtcgactgccGCGAAGCCAAGCCTTGGAAACAGGATCGTAGACCATATATAGGGCAGGTACGACTAGACAACACCAAAGCAGACGGACAGACAGAGCAACGGTGGTATCGACTTGGATGGTACCATGTCACAtcggtattcagaaaaactggatagaaacagAAGAGAAAAATGTGCCGATCATTTTTAATGTCGACAATAACAGGGTTAGAACTGACGTGAAGCGATTCCATGGCAAGTAGAAAGttaagagaaactgtataaatgACTTCTCATAGTTTCTACGTTATCCAGGGCATAAGAAATGGTACACAACTCGGCAATGAATacaaattgtagaagattctgtGAGCAACCACCAAGCCACAACAAGCAATGGTATAGTCCACAGAGTCACCTGGTTttcaaccatctgtataaacaggaataaaaGAATGGTACGAAAGATGCTCGGGATATAGAAGATTGTACTTCCAATCGGGTGTATCCGTCTTCCTCAAAAGACTCGAAGAAAGGTCACAGACGGGGAAACAGCAACGTCATTCAACTATAGACCCAATCCAGCCAGGttcacctggatacaaaggccaaaagaaaaTATGGCAGACTATTTATTATGAAAGAAGCATAGTCCACTGAAGAAGGATGATACAAATGcatgtgggatgctgtggtaaggatcaaaacTTAGAAGTATATTGGAAAGAAAATTGCAAGCAGT
Proteins encoded in this window:
- the LOC143251975 gene encoding phenoloxidase-activating factor 2-like isoform X1; the protein is MKSVPIVAFPEGQASSRHVIRITKDFFQGNSTQVVPSKPVRTMKVLLLVAFLLGTTLAYPQDDDGPVWGGSSNDNDDGGISSRVGNPQSGFGNCECVPYYLCKDNNIIIDGSGLLDPRKKPVASKEPKLSARLGPEGPSGCGPFHVCCIAPETSTVKPYTHQCGFRNVNGINKRILSPNGKDLSEFGEWPWQGAVLKVEGKVNIFQCGAVLIDSYHLLTVAHCVYKFTLENAFPLKVRLGEWDTQNTNEFLKHEDYEVEKIYIHPKYDDERKNLWDDIAILKLKAEVSFGPHIDTICLPNNQEHFAGVQCVVTGWGKNAYKNGSYSNVLREVHVPVITNDRCQELLRKTRLSEWYVLYENFICAGGESNADSCKGDGGGPLTCWRKDGTYGLAGLVSWGINCGSPNVPGVYVRVANYLDWITKITGRPISDYWPRS
- the LOC143251975 gene encoding phenoloxidase-activating factor 2-like isoform X2, coding for MKVLLLVAFLLGTTLAYPQDDDGPVWGGSSNDNDDGGISSRVGNPQSGFGNCECVPYYLCKDNNIIIDGSGLLDPRKKPVASKEPKLSARLGPEGPSGCGPFHVCCIAPETSTVKPYTHQCGFRNVNGINKRILSPNGKDLSEFGEWPWQGAVLKVEGKVNIFQCGAVLIDSYHLLTVAHCVYKFTLENAFPLKVRLGEWDTQNTNEFLKHEDYEVEKIYIHPKYDDERKNLWDDIAILKLKAEVSFGPHIDTICLPNNQEHFAGVQCVVTGWGKNAYKNGSYSNVLREVHVPVITNDRCQELLRKTRLSEWYVLYENFICAGGESNADSCKGDGGGPLTCWRKDGTYGLAGLVSWGINCGSPNVPGVYVRVANYLDWITKITGRPISDYWPRS